The sequence taagttaattgcatgcctaagttctgtttagtaggtgatccgggtaagggtcactacatgaaccacatccggtatctaaCACCCAATAAGTTTAATTAatagaaatatttaattcaatataAAGCATACCTTTCTCAAAGCGTTTCTGAGAAAGGAATTCAGTGCAATTACGGCGCCAATGACTAGGTTTATTACAGTGCAAACATAGTTGTCCCTCCTTCTTATTTACCTCTACTTTCTTTTTGGTCTTAATTTTCTTGTTTTGTGGTTTGAGCCCATTCCACTTTTTGTTCTTAGGCTTAAAACTTTTCTTAACCTTTGAAGAAGAACcaacaaataaaacatgcttTTCACTTTTGATAGTAGACTCATAATTTTTCATCacgttaaccaactcctcaaagGTGCAATCCATCTTATTCATCGTAAAGTTGGTTACGAATGCTTCAAACGAGCTTGGTAAAGAACAAAGGATCAAATACACAGCTAGCTcatgaggtatggtcacttcTAAATTTCCCAATTTCTTGATCAGAGATATAATCTTCacaccatgctcatggaccgaggACCTGTTTTGCAGGCGTGATGAAAATTGATCTTTCGTGGTGGcatgttgataagtgcattttgtacaCTTAATTtgtgatattattggataattgcttGGTTTTGAGCGGAATTATGTggaatttgttgttgtttgtgttagATGTCAGGAACCACATGAAATAGTGAAGTTATGATAGATGAAATCAAAGAAGTCAAGAAAAGAGCGAAGCAAGTGAAGATGGTTTGTATCTAGAAGAGTAGATGAAGATGGACAGCtagctatgcgcgcccgcgcatgactGACACGTGCCCGCACATGGATTGGAGTTTTAAAGTTATCGAGACAGAGTTTTATGCGCGCCCGCTTATCCTGAGGCGCCCCCGTGCGTCGTTGTCTGTGTGACGAATGCTGTgtgtatttttggaaactttttgGATATTTTTGGAATTCGTTTGGACGAATTGTGGGGGCATATTTAAGGGATTTATTAGACCTAAGGAGATCATCTAGCCGCCAATACACATTACAATCTTGAGAGAAAGTTCGTGGAAGTTTTGATCGATATTTGAagttgcttggaacgaagacgaagacttttcgatcggacacggaagaaagactacggctttgttattcTTAATTTACTTATTTCTTTtgagttgaattatgtttgaattcttaaacatgatttttgttgctatgaattttattatgaactaagctttttaagtctagaggttgatgtagcctggtcaagacatattcatgaattgttgattttaatgatttgagtttttctaaaataattgtgattttagtttagaaagtcttttcaatttactggccataaattggtttgtcatatttattcagaatccggcactcgggagaggggatttagaataggatcaatagaattcacactattaattgtttatatgactcgggagagcttatagaTTTAATAGAgcctaaaaagaacattgttttacacatatcattacaagtagatttttaatagggatattggaatcgatctgtaattgatacattctatttgatactcgggagagggaaatagtataatctatgtgttcttggttattaattgaaatgaactcatgaaaatagattgattAGTATTGAATATTGTAAAGATTAGGTGAAaccaaacctctagactatctTTCTCTGATTATTAATCTTTTGAAGATTGTGTTTGTGCGCTCTTTTCAACcttcttatttatttaatttgtcatcaaccctctaaagtttaattttctaaataaaattaagactattttaattaaaagtattgaatattttcaaattactccctgtgggatcgacactctctctttcactatactaaaacttgacactcgtacgcttgcgagtatttttcacaagaagtttttggcgccgttgccggggagtaatttttgattttgtttagtcttgttaccaattagtcgaagttttaatttagagcttttattttattttatttaagttctAATAAATTTCTGTTGTTCTTAactgcagtttatgcgaagatctcaaagtgcgaattctttgctctttgatccagagattgaacgaaccacgagctttgagaagagctaggagagaagaacaacttaacatggctgaagaagatgtcaatgaattgcccttagtgccaattagagatcatttcaggccaacgatccaggctcactattctggaatcgctcgagggacaataaattccaacaactttgagttgaagccgaccttaatcaacatggttcagcagaaccaattcaatggaacaGCCACAACGGATCCTCACTTACACTTGCGCACTATtctagagattactgatactgtaaaaataaatggtgtttctgaggatacaatatgcttacgtttgtttcctttttctctcagggacaagGCACGGAGTTGGCTGCAGTCATTGCCGCTAGGacgcataacaacttgggagggcatggctatgaaattcttagagaaattctttccaccatccaaggcaacccagctgaagattgagatcattACCTTTCAACAGCATGATTCAGAACAACTATATGaagcatgggaaaggtacaaagatttgttaaggcgttgtcctaatcataattttgcagattgggaagaaatagagtttttctacaatggACTGAATACGTCTACAAGAATgtctgtggactctgctgctggaggtaccatatttgccaaggaccccattcaggcttatgatatgctggaacaaatgactatcaatagttatcaatggacatctgaacgtatgggagtcaaaAAGGGAGTGTACAGTGTGGATCCTCTTACATCCATTATTGCACAGCTATCtgcgttgagtacacaagttGCTTCTCTGAAAAAGGTGAATATCGCAGAACCTGCAGGTGTGTCGGTTGCCATAGaagaatctcatccacctgaggaagctcaatatatcaatcccagaggctatggaaattatcgaggtaaccctcctcctaatacttatcatcctggtttacgtaaccatgaaaacttttcttatgccaacaacaagaatgtgttgaaaccccctccgggattcaatacaaatcaaggggaaggtaaagcgtcgttggaggatgtggtgtCTACATTTGTTACTGAATCTAACAAGAGGTTGTCGAGGACTGAAACTCGAATGGACATCATGGAGACACACATGTGTAGTTTGAGGGCTATGATGAAATCTATGGAAACACAGATTGGACATCTTGCACatgctttgaaggatcaaaacagaggacagtttcccagcaatactgaagtgaatccaaaagagcagTGCAAAGCAGTTGAGTTAAGAAGTGGGAAGAAGTTAGAAGCTAAATAGCAGAGCAAAGCCAAAGAAATTGAAGAACCAGTGGCTGAAGAAATTTTGGTTGAAGAGcccaagaaggaagctgaatctaaaccgatgtacaaaccacaacttccttatccacagcggttcaagaagaaggcacttgatgagcagttttccaagttcctagatatcttcaagaagatacacatcaatattccatttttagatgccttggaacaaatgcctaattatgcaaagttcatgAAAGATGTCATGTCTAAAAAGAGGAGATTGCAAGACAATGAAGTGGTAAATTTGACAGAAGAATGTAGTGCAATCCTGCAGAAAAggttgccacaaaagcttaaggatctagggagttttactatcccttgttttattggtggttctaaggtaaatagagcattatgtgatttaggagcaagtATTAATTTGATGCCTTTTTCTGTATACAGGACtttggagcttggagaagtcaAGGCGACCACCATCACATTACAACTGGCTGATCGGAGTATCACATATCCACGAGGTATagtggaggatgttttggtgaaGGTCAACAAATTCATATTTCCGGCAGACTTCGTGATTTTGGACATGGATaaagatgaagaaactcccttaatttttgggagaccttttCTAGCTACTGCACGCGCATTGATCGATGTCCACAAGGGAGAACTCACACTTCGAGTTGGTGGTAAAGcagtaatttttaatatttatcacaccatgaggggcccaaatgaggtaagtacatgtaagagcattgaaattattgattctcataattctttttcatgtgcaggaagTACTGACCCGCTCGAACGATGTTTGGTGGCGGAAGAGGTGGTTGATAAGGAAGAGGATTGAGAGTTACATGAACAAAAAGCATTCCTAGACAGCGctccgaaagaaaaaatggtgagtTCTAAGGAATCTGAAGCATTGGAAAATCGTGCACCAGAGGTATTCTGTGgtgacctcgggttgctaatctcatcttagggcaattaatgaacaattaacatttattaaacatcaattgaataaaccaagagccaagtaaatttttttttttttttaaaattcagtgtctcgcttgatcggtgaaaaacacccgatcgagcgagcacaattgctcagctctcggatggaaatataatttggcctcgctcgatccgtcaacttctgcggatcgagcgagccaaaaactaaaatccTCTGTTTGCAAAATTACAAgactcgctcgatccgtcaacttctgcggatcgagcggcctccaaaTTCCAGAAAATTTGCAGAttacattttgctgtcaaaccaTGCACCATAAATTTCTATCACCAACATCAATGCAAAACATGGTTTAAAAGATCTGGAACTTGCATCTACATAcaaacaaggtctcaagcattTATACATGTAGTTTATTACatcaacaagtcgctaaagatcggtaaacgacatcaattatctcaaactttatacatgtaatccaaacaaactagaccaaagtttcatgcttctaaagttcaagacatcatctacaacccgagtccccaCGTgttagactctctcccagctgtcaatgacgtcgatgactagctcctgccccatctgttgtcatgcacacatacaaaaaaagacaacagtcggataaactccggtgagatacaattctcagtataaccaacatatagaaagcgttaaatacatcgtatcgactctatttaaactcgaatcaacaaatagagtaaattaacgcttcgCATAAGagctgattcatataacttcgaggccatcaagattcataaatgatcttgacatggatatccatctaacgagttcgtaaccgactcgcaaataaggttaacagcaaccttggcatagaatcaattcaatatagcataatatcaactcaaatttaaagatccactacctgagatggatcgacaacatcacaatcaaatcaaaaacataaacaagtatgtggttttttgcgggccaactcaagattagtcgttcttgagtttcaaagtccctacttcgcgatgtcgtcattataccttcttttatcgaggttctgaactcttcaaatctgtgagatataaacaaaatacatatatcaaacttcaaatcaatctatcatttcagaaacgagtcaaaaccatcaagaattcatcaatcaatcgtatttcaaacctcaactctttcttcgttagttcaagtcggtgtcttgtgtcgtttagccttcaaactcaactgaaactgaataagaaaaatactataacattcaaaacatctcaacaacaacttcaactcaaatatcggctatcaaaacagttccaaaactcgattaaacgacgtagcgattcaaaatcggtaaccgacgtaatcccgacttcgaaacttgtaactcaaattcatatatcagcatatatcttataaaactcagtcacataaaatcatatcagcagctaaactcatcgatatacatgctagaagtcataaccaatccattcaatcatccaacttcgATTCGGTAGCGCATATACAATCGATAGAATGTTAAGAACATAACAAACAcataaaatctgatctctgctcaaTAACTGATTCTGAAacccatataaaacatcataaaacttacacgagatcgaagccctcatcgtaaggattccagaacaatttacagaatcgaaatcggacaaccggttcaaaagttacaaagatttgaagatcaaatttcCAAAGAAAAACAAGGAAGATCTCGACTCTGTTCCTCAATTTCTGACTAAGGACTGAAGGTACAAGTGCATATGCTGAGTAATCAAACACAAATATGATAACTTTAAttctatttgcactttagtcccctaaatcttcaataattgcaatttggtcctcggcccttattttaattcaatttcaatcctaaataatttaagaatattagaattttaaatcgaaactctaaatattcccaaataaATATACgaggattaaaattaaataaagtcggattaatattaattaatcccgagccttacatttctcccccactaagacatgagttcgtcctcgaattcataaacagtatagatatgcagactgcatgctcataagaataaagaataactgaaaactgaataagaactcacatccatggaatagataaggaaatcgttgcttcatatcatcttcaacttcccacgtcgcttcttcaactccgtgccgactccattgaatcttcaccaatggaatggtcttcgatcggagttgttttgtcttcctatcaagaatctgaataggtcgttCGAAGTAGCaaagagtgtcatccaactcagcttcatcggagcgaatcacatgagatgcatcagatatgtacttcctcaacatcgatacatgaaagacatcatgtattcaaGATAAAGACATgagaagagcgagtcgataagcaagattgcctatcttctcgagaatctcatacggaccattTCTTCTGAAGTTAATCAAGTTGACTTCGTTGCTTCCGTACTGTATATcattcggaagatccgaacatTTTTGACTACCCGGTAGTTTCGAAGTCCAAATCTCATATTTTATAGCTTTTATTGTAATTGGTCCTCGCTTAATACCTGATTTCTTGAGTTAGTAATCTTTAAGAATGTTTATCATTTAAttattgatcgagcaaatactaccacagaaaatcaacttaaaaatatatatcaattaagctcgaataaatcgcaagtacACGAGTCaaataataatatagtgtacaaagtacgaATATCGTCCATAGAGATTGATGTATGACAAATTTACCTCAAGTATAATTGtttagttaattaaaatgaGAGAGAATATGTAacaccccgattttatcttaaatgagtttatttgatttaatcggagattgcagagttttagagccgacttgattttgatcagggtcttttttgcaaattttggaaatttcagggactaaaatacaaataatggattttatatattatctactcattGTTGACTTGTCTAAGCACTCCATCTCCTTCCCCATTcgttcctcctccattgaagccgaccctttgagtttccaagctttgtgatttcagttcGAGCTCGATCCATCCATTGGAATTTTTATTTCTGagggcagattagcgatcactgcagcgagagcttcgttatatcgtaagtttttctccgatcagatacattctattttttgggtGTTgctagaatcgattgagtttcgagtatgttgttcttggcagagttctgatcgtttattctctgtcggttttgaaatagagcgacgttcggaattgttatgatttttgaaagccaAATTTGAAAAtgaggattttgagatgtgttgaatttgagttgttattgttgttttagcattgatatgagttgatatcgatattgaactgctgtctgcgtttccggtttgttcagtgtatagccgttatgcctccggtttgagttttagggattttgaaccgttttgtgTTGTTGAACCTTGACTTGTGAGTTGATCATTGTTGTTGATCATATTTTGTCTCCGTACATatttgtttggagtttgtcgagccctgtgttagcagcattcgatcgtcaaagagttggacgaagaacgataaagagattaccttgagcagtTGTTGTTAGgtgtatagtttttgatataaccttttgttgtagcttatccagagttgaagctagtTGCATTGAAAgatacaagcagtcatcgttagcgggatagcatactcgggacagttggttctcgattttcccttaaaatcaaatacttgcatcaatacttgttctagcatgtggaacttgtattttgttgttgataaagttttgttatatggcttaatgctttatgttttcttatgcattcatattgagccaaacctttgatttcagcgggcagaacaactctttttgtttagacgttttgggggctatactgtgagtggcctgagtgtagaggttcacctagtgttagcatactccttatagtcgcaccaaagtctaggggagtgggatacgtgcatgcaccacctcgattgggagagtcggtgagttgttacgtgatctcatcttTGGGATCCTTAAAGAagagcagcaatcccttgtttaccagaattgatatcccgattttaaagacatgcatttcaataCGTTGATATTGAATACATTGTTGTCTTGAaatcatgtttattgttgtattacttgttatgtttcttttactgagaatatttttctcatcggagttatccgactgtttctttgttttgtatgtgtacttggcaacaagaggggcatgatcaagtcagcgaagacctggttagcatcaagagggagagttagtagtggaacttggtttagaagtcgaatcaacatgtttatctagtttaatattaaagcatgttagaactcgaacttgttatgtatTATAATTCAAACTTGTTCTGTATTCGGATCGTAATATAGAATCGAAGCATGTTTGGAACTTTTATCGATCTAGACTTCTTGTTTATCTTAGGTCTTATGAAAGAATGTTTTGATATTGCGTGTATTCTCTACAACCCGTTTTGTGTATGTATTTGAATGCATGTTGAAAGAGAGCACGGAAGAAATTTATTGGCCTTGtatttttctgcccaggctaCCATcttgcgcgggcgcgagccttcgGTTGAGGCTCTGGATgtgtagcctgcgcgcgcgcgagatgttCATCTCGCGCGAGCGTGtggccttttaaaaaaaaagaaataattttttttatttattgttttgaccttggattattgtatgctttattattagtattatctgagattagatgtttagaaccgaggtcccacattaagtggtatcagagcgataagttcttggttgaactagagtgagcggggtagatcgagtctgcgtgtattggctcctcgcatgtgattgagttatttaactgtttatttaattccatgcgagcatgctttattatttgagaataaattgaattacttgattttgtgatttgatttataaaacatgatctacttgagataaatgtttttgtttatcgactggtatccgatattctgagaggttgaaagggcaccgCTTTGTAGCAATTGAGGTATATCGTGTCCTAACATTTGATTATCATATGGGTCATCGTCGAGTTATTAACTGAAACCCACTGCCAGTTACTCCACCGAATAAGCAAGCTAGTATTGAAACtgttcagatggatgctacagcgactcctatggaaaccttgctgaagaggtttcagtcatttaatccgcctttgttgctaggtacagagaatttggttgactgtgagagctgtttggacgacattgatcagtttttcgattcccttgattactctgacgaccgccgaactaggttagtcattcatcaactTCGTGGtattgctaagaactggtggatcacgacgaagagat comes from Henckelia pumila isolate YLH828 chromosome 4, ASM3356847v2, whole genome shotgun sequence and encodes:
- the LOC140861436 gene encoding uncharacterized protein; the protein is MPNYAKFMKDVMSKKRRLQDNEVVNLTEECSAILQKRTLELGEVKATTITLQLADRSITYPRGIVEDVLVKVNKFIFPADFVILDMDKDEETPLIFGRPFLATARALIDVHKGELTLRVGGSTDPLERCLVAEEVVDKEED